GTCTTCGTCGGCGAGCCAGCGTCGGACTCAGGCCGCATCGTACCCGCGGTCGCCAGCGGAAGGCCCTGCTGGCCGACAGGCAGATGAACCGTGGTGAAGACCCCACCTCACAGAACCGACAAGTTCGTACCCAGGAGCGGGTCCTGTGCCTTCGTCTCGCCAAGTTCGAGTTCCTTCTTATCGTCGTTCGGACCGCCTGCGGCGGAGGATTGCGCTACGCGCATCCAACTGTCTCCAGTCGATGTGCCCTTCAGAATCGAGTTCACCCTGTAGATGACGTACGGTCGAATCAAGGGGCCGCCAGTGGCCCAGCGGTGAAACCGGTCGCACACCGTCTTCCGATTGCCCCTGCCGCTCAGGAGCATCCCGCCGGGGAGCCCTAGAGCGCTCTGGTCCAGAAGAATACCGCACGTGACCTTCCGGTGGTGGTCGCACAGACAGCCGCGGCTCCCCACTTCCGGCAGCAGGCATTCGATATGCTCGTACTGCCGATATGCTCATACTGCTTATCGGTGAGCTGATAGCGGCGTCGAAGCATGATAGAACGCCCTATTTGGTCCCAAAGCCTATGCAAACCGTTCATGCAGCTTTTTCATCAGACAGTGCCTTACAAACACGGATCGGACGCATGCTCGGACGCGCGGAAGGCCTGCTTCGGACGTACTCCTATCAGTGTGTTCGCGAAGAAGTCTGGGGACAAGTAAGCCGGCTGTGCGAGAATACTACATGCCTGGACCACACGATTCGGTATATGCGCTCCAGCGGGCCGTGACATCGACGGTGAAGGTGGTTCATTATCCACTCGGTATGAGATTGAACGGATCCCGGATCCGAGTGGAAGAGAAAGAGAGAGGGCCTTCCCGACTTCCGGCGATCCGAGAAGAACTCTACGCCCTCTCCCTAACGCGCACTTATCGCATAAAGGCAAGTCCGCACGAACGGACCTGAGTGTCGTGCTATTCGGATACCTGCCCTTGGCCTCCGAGGAATGTGCGCCAAAATAGACTTCATATTTGAGAATAGAATAGCGGAGTGATGATCCCGAAGCACGAATTTGGAGGCCCAAACGTACTGATGGCTGGTGTGGATGGGAAAGTCCCATGACGAGTTCAATCAGAAGGCCTGGAGAGTACTCCGCCTCTCAACATTCTACCCACGGCGACTGCCACTGTAGTATTGCTAAAAAGGACCGCTAAAAGTTTTGCATTAGGTGGTGTCAGGGTCCGTGTACTGGTTCCTCCACCTCAGTTTGCTTGTTCTTACCCTCCGACGATATTCGGGCCGGTGCATGATCCAGGCAGGACGATGCTCAGACATTCCAGAAGAGTCACCCAGGAGTCCAGGTAGATTTTCCATGGACGGGCCGAAACGACGTAGCGACTGATGCCAAGCGCTGTGTCTGGTCTCGTCCCCTTGCTCCCTCCGGAGCCGGCGTGGGGGCATCAAGGGACGACCCTAGAAAGCCCTTAGCCTTCAGCGGGAAATTAATTCACGCTTTCGGTCTGTAACCATTGTTACGGCATGATTTGCAAATTGGGAATCTCTTGACATTCTGACTCAAGGGGCTCACATTGGGTAGCGTAATCCTGAGGTCACACGCTCTACGAGGAATCTTCGCCTGAAAACGGTGAGAACGTAGCAGGGGGAACTGTCCCAAACGACGTGGTGAGAAAAGTGATACCCCTGCTATTTCTGGTTGACCCTTGCGCACTCCGCTGTTCATCCATCCCCAAGCCGACTTATGTTTCGAAAGCTACTATCCGTGCTTGCAGGTGTGCTACTGCTCCTCCCGGCGACTGTGCTGGGCCAGGACACGGGCACGGTCGCAGGCACTGTCGTCGATAGCACTACCTCCGAAACCCTGCCGGGCGTCAACGTGACGGTTCAGGGCCTCACTGTTGGGGCTGCTACTGGTCCGAACGGGCAGTTTGAAATCTCCGGTGTGCCGGCCGGAGAGCAGGTCCTCCAGGCGTCCTTCGTCGGGTACACCCGAAAAAGCATCCCGGTAGAGGTTGAGGCCGGCGAAACGACGAATGTGAACGTCCGCCTGGCGCCCCAGGCGGTTGGCCTCGAGGACGTCGTAGTGACGGCCCTCGGCGTTGAGCGCGAGGAGCGCGCCGTGTCAACGTCTGTGCAACAGGTAGACGGGGCGGACCTTGACGCCACAGACAACGCCAACTTTGTTAACTCTCTGCGCGGAAAGGTGTCGGGGGCAAACATCCGGTCGTCCAGCACGATGGGAGGGTCCTCGAACATCGTGTTGCGCGGCTACAGCTCGATCAGTGGCGACAACCAGCCGCTGATCGTGATCGACGGCATTGTTGTCTCCAACCGGTCGCGTCAGAGCGGTGGGGGGACCGTTGAGGGAAACGGCGGGTTTGACTTCGGAAATGCCGCCTCGTCCCTAGATCCGAGCAACGTGAAATCCGTATCGGTGCTGAAGGGACCGTCCGCCTCCGCGCTGTACGGATCCCGGGGGGCAAACGGGGTGATTCAGATCACCACGAAGGACGGGTCCAATCTGGACGACGAGATTGGGGTCTCCTTCTCCTCCAGTGTCTCAATGAGCCAGCCGTACGAGTTCGTCGACTACCAAAACCAGTATGGTGGCGGCGCGCCCGGCTCTTCGTTCTCGACCCTGGATGGAGACTTCAAAAAGCCGGAGGGCGACCAGTACGTCGTGCAGTACGCCGTGGACGAGTCGTGGGGACCGCGCCTGGATGGGCGCCCAGTCCGGCAGTGGTACAGCTTTGACGACGTGAACGGGCTGGAGGGAGAAGCGACCCCTTGGGAAGCTCACCCGGATGCCGTGAAGGACTTTATGGATACCGGAGCGGTGTTTACCAACAACGTCTCCCTCTCGCAGCAGACCGAGTCGCTCAACTACCGGCTTGGGCTGACGAGCCGAAACCAGGGCAGTGTGATGCCGAACGGCTCGATGGACCGCTACCAGGTGAACTTCAACGGGTCGGTTGATCTGAGCGACGACGTTCGGGCGACGACCTTCGCGAAGTATAGCTACCAGGACGTGAAGGCGCGGTCCGGGATGGGATACGGATTTGAGGAAAATCCCTTCGCCGCGTTCAACACCTTCACGCAGCGACAGCTTGATTACGGTTCGGACAGTTACATGCGCGACTACCAGCGCCCGAACGGTCAACAGCGGGGCTGGAATTACGCAGGCGTGTCCGGGGCACAGGGATCCCAGACTTCGTTCCAGTACACCGATAACCCGTACGTGAATCGGTACGCGAACTTTCAAGAAGACGATGAGCAGCGTCTGCTTGGAAAGGCGGAAGTGGAGTATGACATCATCCCGGACCTGACCGGGACAGCGATGGTCACGACCGACTTCCGAACCCACCGGTTCCAGGATCGCCGCTCAGACATTTCCACTGGTGCCCCGGGCTCCTACAGTGAAGACGTGATTGAAGAGCAGGAAACGAGTTCCGAGCTCCGGTTCGATTATTCGCAGACCCTGACGGAGAATGTTGACTTAAACTCCTTCGTAGCCGGTCGAATCCGCTACGAGACGTACGAGGAAAATCTGGGGGCGACCCAGAATGGCCTCTCGTCTCCAGGGGTGTATACGCTTCAAAATTCCATCGGTCGGCCGGACGTGGAAGAGACCTTCGAGGAAAAGATGGTCTACAGTACCTACGGGCTCGTCAGTCTGGGCTACCAGGACATCGTGTTCCTGGAGGGCACGCTCCGGAATGACTGGTCCTCGACGCTCCCGGCCGACAACAACTCGTATCTCTATCCGTCGATCTCGGCGAACCTCATCTTCACCGGTCTGGATGCCCTCCAGGGACAAGACATCCTGTCGTTCGGGAAGGTGCGAGCGAGCTGGGCCCGCGTGGGACAGGACACCGATCCGTACCGCCTCGGGGTCACTTATCCGGGCAGTACCCCGTTCCAAGGGCAACCCCTGCAGAACGTCCAGCGGTCGGCCAACAACCCGACTCTGAAGCCCGAGCGAACGACGGGTATCGAGTTCGGAGCAGACCTACGCTTCTTCAACGAGCGGGTGAACCTCAGCACGACGTACTACCGCGACGTGACGAGAGATCAGATTCTCGCCGTCGACGTTTCGAGCGCCTCCGGCATCAACTCGTCCCTAATCAACGCTGGAGAGGTATCGAACCGAGGGTTGGAGGCCAGCCTGACGGTGACGCCGGTCCTCCGAGAAGACCTGCAGTGGGACGTGACGGCCAACTTCAATAAGAATGTGAACAAGGTCGTCGATCTGGCCGAAGGACTGGACACGTACAACTTGACGGCTGGTGGTGTGATCTTCGGTCCGACAATCCAGGCCCGGGAGG
This window of the Salinibacter grassmerensis genome carries:
- a CDS encoding SusC/RagA family TonB-linked outer membrane protein, encoding MFRKLLSVLAGVLLLLPATVLGQDTGTVAGTVVDSTTSETLPGVNVTVQGLTVGAATGPNGQFEISGVPAGEQVLQASFVGYTRKSIPVEVEAGETTNVNVRLAPQAVGLEDVVVTALGVEREERAVSTSVQQVDGADLDATDNANFVNSLRGKVSGANIRSSSTMGGSSNIVLRGYSSISGDNQPLIVIDGIVVSNRSRQSGGGTVEGNGGFDFGNAASSLDPSNVKSVSVLKGPSASALYGSRGANGVIQITTKDGSNLDDEIGVSFSSSVSMSQPYEFVDYQNQYGGGAPGSSFSTLDGDFKKPEGDQYVVQYAVDESWGPRLDGRPVRQWYSFDDVNGLEGEATPWEAHPDAVKDFMDTGAVFTNNVSLSQQTESLNYRLGLTSRNQGSVMPNGSMDRYQVNFNGSVDLSDDVRATTFAKYSYQDVKARSGMGYGFEENPFAAFNTFTQRQLDYGSDSYMRDYQRPNGQQRGWNYAGVSGAQGSQTSFQYTDNPYVNRYANFQEDDEQRLLGKAEVEYDIIPDLTGTAMVTTDFRTHRFQDRRSDISTGAPGSYSEDVIEEQETSSELRFDYSQTLTENVDLNSFVAGRIRYETYEENLGATQNGLSSPGVYTLQNSIGRPDVEETFEEKMVYSTYGLVSLGYQDIVFLEGTLRNDWSSTLPADNNSYLYPSISANLIFTGLDALQGQDILSFGKVRASWARVGQDTDPYRLGVTYPGSTPFQGQPLQNVQRSANNPTLKPERTTGIEFGADLRFFNERVNLSTTYYRDVTRDQILAVDVSSASGINSSLINAGEVSNRGLEASLTVTPVLREDLQWDVTANFNKNVNKVVDLAEGLDTYNLTAGGVIFGPTIQAREGEAYGAMVQPSLRRDANGDVVFQRNGVPRTTSSPQVVGNFQPDWTGGFSTTVSYKGLTVSALVDGQLGGDVYSLSNKFGTYSGLVQSTVAGNQRETGVIPEGVVVPEGTTPNENGNYDIEGTDFGEAEGRIPAASYWKNWFSAGGGDQFIYDATHAKLQELAITYSLPQRWFNDFALRRASVSLTGSNLMFLYKEAPNIDPSVTLGAGNVQGVESAQIPPQRRYTFRVNLSF